In the genome of Acidovorax sp. 69, the window TGACCTGGGTGTGTCCGGTGGCTTGGTGCAGATGATCGCCCATGGCTTCGTTTCGGGCGCCATGTTCCTGTCCATCGGCGTGCTGTACGACCGTGTTCACTCCCGCGAGATCGCGGCCTATGGTGGCGTGGTCAATACCATGCCCAACTTCACGGCGTTCGCGCTTTTGTTTGCCATGGCCAACTGCGGTCTGCCCGGTACGGCCGGTTTCGTGGGTGAGTGGATGGTGATCCTGGGTGCCGTCAAGGCCAACTTCTGGATTGGCCTGGCATCGGCCACAGCACTGATATTTGGTGCTGCCTATACCTTGTGGATGTTCAAGCGTGTGTACCTCGGCCCTGTGGCCAATGACCACGTCAAGGAACTCACGGATATCAACAGCCGCGAATTCCTTGTGATGTCGCTGCTGGCGATTGCTGTGCTGGCCATGGGCCTGTACCCACGTCCCTTCACGGACGTGATGGACACTTCGGTCGCGGAACTGCTCAAGCATGTCGCACTGACCAAGCTGAACTGACCAGACTGAACTGAGAGATTCGAGATGATTGACAACATCAGCTGGCTAGCGATTTACCCCGAAATTGTGCTGTTGACCATGGCCTGCGTGATTGCGCTGGTCGATCTGGGTGTCCACAGTGCTCGCCGCACGGGCACCTATGTGCTGACCATGCTCACGCTGGCCGTTGTGGCGGCCTTGCAGGCCATGTACGCCAGCAGTGGTAACACGTTCTACGGTTTTGGCAACATGGTGGTCAGCGATGCCATGGGCAACTGGCTCAAGTGTTTTGCCACCGTGGCCATGATGGTCACGCTGGTGTACGGACGCCCGTATGCCGCCGACCGCGACATGATGCGGGGCGGTGAGTTGTTCACGCTGTCGATGTTTGCCTTGCTGGGCATGTTCATCATGATCTCCGGCAACAACTTCCTGGTCATCTACCTGGGCCTGGAGCTGCTGACGCTGTCGAGCTACGCCCTGGTGGCTCTGCGCCGCGACAACGCCACGGCGACGGAAGCCGCCATGAAGTATTTTGTTCTTGGCGCTATGGCCAGTGGTTTTCTGTTGTATGGCCTGTCCATGATTTATGGTGCCACGGGCTCTCTGGACATCGGCCAAGTGTTCAAGGCCGTCAACTCCGGCCAGATCAAGCACCAGGTGCTCGTTTTTGGTCTGGTGTTTGTGGTGGCTGGCCTCGCCTTCAAGTTGGGTGTGGTGCCTTTCCATATGTGGATCCCTGATGTGTACCAGGGTGCTCCCACGGCGGTCACGCTCATGATCGGTGGCGCTCCCAAGCTGGCTGCATTTGCTATCACGATCCGCCTGCTGGTGGATGGGCTTTTGCCGCTGGCCATCGACTGGCAGCAGATGCTCGCGGTACTCGCGATTGGCTCGTTGCTGGTGGGCAACCTTGCCGCCATTGCGCAGACCAACCTCAAGCGCATGCTGGCCTACTCGACCATCTCGCAAATGGGTTTCGTGCTGCTGGGCCTGATGTCGGGGGTTATCAATGGCAATGTGGATGCCACGGCGGTCGAAAACGCGTACAGCGCGTCCATGTTTTACGTCATCACCTATGTGCTGACCACCTTGGCGGCGTTTGGGGTGATTCTTTTGCTCGCGCGTGAAGGATTCGAGAGCGAAGAGATTTCTGACTTCGCAGGCCTGAACCAGCGCAGTCCGCTGTACGCGGGCGTGATGGCCGTGTGCCTCTTCTCCATGGCTGGTATTCCTCCGATGGTCGGCTTCTACGCCAAATTGTCGGTGCTTCAGGCATTGGTGGCATCGGGTCAAAGCTTCTACATTGCCATGGCCGTGTTTGCGGTAATCATGTCGCTGATTGGCGCTTTCTACTACCTGCGTGTGGTCAAGGTCATGTATTTCGACGCTCCATTGACCGCCTCGACGGTGTCTGCACCCGTGGATGTGCGCGTGGTTCTGACCATCAATGGTGCTCTGGTTCTTGTGTTGGGTCTGCTGCCCGGTGGCTTGATGGCTTTGTGCGCGGACGCCGTGGTGCGTGCGCTGGCGACCTGAGCTGCTGCAACGCGAACGAACACACGTCCCTACCGACGACGACCTCACGGGTTCATTTTCAAGTGTCTCTCACAGGGTCGGTCTGGCTCATCATCGTGGCGGCCTTCATCGCCGCCAACCTGCCCTTTGTGAGCCAACGCTGGCTCATAGCGGGGCCTGTAGCGCTTGCCGGCAAGCCCCTGATAGGGCGACTCGGTGAACTGATTTTTCTGTATTTGGTTGTTGGTGGTCTGGCTCTTTTGCTGGAGCGCCGTGCCGGTCAGATTGCGCCGCAGGGCTGGGAGTTTTACGCCATCACGGGGACGATGTTTCTCACCTTCGCCTTCCCCGGTTTTGTCTACCGTTATCTGCTGCGTCGCCACGGCTGATTTCGCAAGCC includes:
- the nuoN gene encoding NADH-quinone oxidoreductase subunit NuoN — encoded protein: MIDNISWLAIYPEIVLLTMACVIALVDLGVHSARRTGTYVLTMLTLAVVAALQAMYASSGNTFYGFGNMVVSDAMGNWLKCFATVAMMVTLVYGRPYAADRDMMRGGELFTLSMFALLGMFIMISGNNFLVIYLGLELLTLSSYALVALRRDNATATEAAMKYFVLGAMASGFLLYGLSMIYGATGSLDIGQVFKAVNSGQIKHQVLVFGLVFVVAGLAFKLGVVPFHMWIPDVYQGAPTAVTLMIGGAPKLAAFAITIRLLVDGLLPLAIDWQQMLAVLAIGSLLVGNLAAIAQTNLKRMLAYSTISQMGFVLLGLMSGVINGNVDATAVENAYSASMFYVITYVLTTLAAFGVILLLAREGFESEEISDFAGLNQRSPLYAGVMAVCLFSMAGIPPMVGFYAKLSVLQALVASGQSFYIAMAVFAVIMSLIGAFYYLRVVKVMYFDAPLTASTVSAPVDVRVVLTINGALVLVLGLLPGGLMALCADAVVRALAT
- a CDS encoding DUF2818 family protein, which produces MSLTGSVWLIIVAAFIAANLPFVSQRWLIAGPVALAGKPLIGRLGELIFLYLVVGGLALLLERRAGQIAPQGWEFYAITGTMFLTFAFPGFVYRYLLRRHG